Proteins encoded together in one Pseudomonas arsenicoxydans window:
- a CDS encoding tetratricopeptide repeat-containing protein produces MDCFVIRGFGKKKDSHGLEIDFDKVDAALITPALEKCELIGGTTVRVVDAGAVHKDMFEFILKADLVICDITVHNPNVFYELGARHALRKKHTVLIKGRPSADATPFDITGARYTSYELAEPGEALDDLIAAIKSSLARGRETDSPIFLMMPELPEADVNSVAAVPLTFIEEVEHAEARADRGWLRLLAEDVRGELFQREGLKLIGWAQWVLKDYQAAIATWETVRRFAEQDLDANLALANLYERLFRQTEDPVQLQSSNQAIMRVLQRGGISPAHKSEALALQGRNLKTLWRITFEKLPTVEQRRECAIDLKAKQAYEAYRAAHKVDLNNFFPALAALQMGHILLALSGHMRFRNLFSGEKQARRFIEDLKEELTALRQVVRLSIENALATKENKDRRWAQISSADLVFLEHVYDSPEADMSAVVDAYRHSVPEDGVSPKDSGRWKGRSAPRDNFFWDSARGQLMLFEQLDIGAAAARAVIEEFDGPFSPTHEVKDLSQKRRHLVVFSGHKVDPKEPPPTVPRFPCSAQDRARDLIEAALVKLKNEGDQIEVLVSAAPGADILALETCKTLNLATWICLPMQREAVAREVFKDHDDWRNRFFDLTNTHPRNQTFVLSNNGGLPQWLGARPMMTAWSRGNRWMLHQAQAWGADRITLLILWDHNKDDKSLDGTAGMLKLAQKAGGIYIELIDCRPLASS; encoded by the coding sequence ATGGACTGTTTTGTAATTCGGGGTTTCGGGAAGAAGAAGGACTCCCATGGTTTGGAAATTGACTTTGACAAGGTAGACGCGGCGCTCATTACGCCGGCCTTGGAGAAGTGCGAGTTGATTGGCGGCACGACAGTAAGGGTTGTGGATGCAGGAGCCGTCCACAAGGATATGTTCGAATTCATCCTCAAAGCTGACCTTGTTATCTGCGACATTACGGTACACAACCCCAACGTATTCTACGAATTGGGTGCGCGCCATGCCTTGCGTAAGAAGCATACCGTGCTGATTAAGGGCAGACCATCAGCCGACGCTACGCCCTTTGATATCACTGGTGCGCGATACACGTCTTATGAATTGGCGGAGCCAGGAGAAGCCTTGGATGACCTCATCGCCGCAATTAAGTCCTCGCTGGCACGCGGGCGCGAGACCGATAGCCCCATTTTCCTAATGATGCCGGAATTACCGGAAGCCGACGTCAACAGCGTCGCGGCAGTGCCGCTGACCTTTATCGAAGAGGTGGAACATGCCGAAGCGCGTGCCGACAGGGGCTGGCTGCGACTGCTAGCAGAAGATGTACGCGGAGAACTCTTTCAGCGAGAAGGGCTCAAGCTCATCGGCTGGGCTCAATGGGTGCTGAAGGACTATCAAGCCGCGATTGCCACTTGGGAAACTGTACGGCGTTTCGCCGAGCAGGACCTTGATGCTAACCTCGCGCTTGCCAACCTTTATGAGCGTCTTTTTCGACAGACCGAGGACCCGGTTCAACTCCAGAGCTCAAACCAAGCGATCATGCGGGTGCTGCAGCGCGGAGGCATCTCGCCAGCGCACAAGTCCGAGGCGCTGGCGCTTCAGGGTCGCAATCTGAAGACTTTGTGGCGGATTACTTTCGAGAAGCTGCCAACCGTTGAGCAAAGACGCGAGTGCGCTATCGACCTCAAAGCCAAACAGGCTTACGAGGCTTACCGAGCCGCCCACAAGGTCGACCTCAATAACTTCTTCCCCGCGTTGGCCGCCTTGCAGATGGGGCACATCTTGCTTGCCTTGTCTGGCCATATGCGCTTCAGAAACCTCTTTAGCGGTGAGAAGCAAGCTCGGCGCTTCATCGAGGATCTCAAAGAGGAGTTGACTGCCCTGAGACAGGTAGTACGTCTATCGATAGAGAATGCACTCGCCACTAAGGAAAACAAGGATCGCAGGTGGGCGCAGATCAGCAGCGCGGACCTAGTGTTCCTAGAGCATGTGTACGACTCACCTGAGGCCGACATGTCTGCCGTGGTGGATGCATATCGCCACAGCGTGCCAGAAGACGGTGTCTCACCGAAGGATTCTGGCCGTTGGAAGGGGCGCTCCGCGCCACGGGACAACTTCTTTTGGGACTCCGCGCGCGGTCAACTGATGCTGTTTGAACAGCTCGACATCGGGGCAGCGGCCGCGCGCGCTGTGATTGAGGAATTCGACGGGCCGTTTTCGCCAACCCACGAAGTAAAGGACTTATCACAAAAGAGGCGTCACCTTGTGGTCTTCAGCGGCCACAAGGTAGATCCCAAAGAACCACCGCCGACCGTTCCGCGTTTTCCCTGCAGTGCACAAGATCGGGCTCGTGATCTGATTGAGGCGGCCTTGGTGAAGCTCAAGAACGAAGGCGACCAAATTGAAGTTCTGGTATCTGCTGCACCAGGGGCGGACATACTGGCACTTGAGACCTGTAAGACGCTTAATCTAGCCACATGGATATGCCTACCCATGCAGCGTGAGGCCGTTGCTCGAGAAGTATTCAAGGATCACGATGACTGGCGCAACCGCTTCTTTGACTTGACCAACACCCATCCGCGCAACCAAACATTCGTGCTCAGCAATAACGGCGGGCTGCCTCAGTGGCTAGGCGCACGCCCTATGATGACGGCTTGGTCGCGTGGAAACCGCTGGATGCTGCACCAGGCCCAAGCCTGGGGCGCCGACCGCATCACACTGCTTATTCTGTGGGACCACAACAAAGACGACAAGTCCCTTGACGGCACTGCCGGCATGCTGAAACTTGCACAGAAAGCCGGTGGTATATATATAGAATTAATCGATTGTCGCCCGCTCGCATCAAGTTGA
- a CDS encoding multidrug effflux MFS transporter, which translates to MNFRTILILGALSAFGPLAIDFYLPAFPAMALAFGTDEKHVQLTLAAYFLGLSIGQLAYGPVADRFGRRIPLLTGVGLFTAASLACAFAPNLEWLMGARFIQALGGCAGMVISRAVVSDKCDAVGSAKVFSQLMLVMGLAPILAPMLGGLLVNTTGWQSIFLVLTGFSALAGLAVAIGLPESLPAHVPRQPLSGALRQYGRLLSDPVYLGHALTGGIAIAGMFAYIAGSPFVFIKLYGVPAEHFGWLFGTNAAGFILVAQVNARLLAKRGPAFLLVRTVWIYLGAGLTLLAVSALHTMQLWPLLIPLFICIASLGCILPNASACAMNGQGARAGSASAMLGCLQFSVAAGAAALVGVLHDGSAVPMAMVISLCGILVVSAAMLTRRLQNARALAQAQV; encoded by the coding sequence ATGAACTTCCGTACCATTTTGATTCTTGGCGCCCTGAGCGCTTTCGGCCCGCTGGCGATCGATTTCTACCTGCCAGCGTTCCCGGCGATGGCGCTCGCGTTTGGCACCGATGAGAAACATGTCCAGCTGACACTGGCCGCGTATTTCCTTGGTTTGTCCATCGGGCAACTGGCTTACGGCCCGGTCGCGGATCGCTTCGGGCGACGCATTCCTCTGCTGACTGGCGTGGGCTTGTTCACCGCCGCTTCCCTGGCCTGCGCATTCGCGCCGAATCTGGAATGGCTGATGGGCGCGCGATTCATTCAGGCCCTCGGCGGTTGCGCCGGGATGGTGATCTCCCGCGCGGTGGTCAGCGACAAATGCGATGCGGTGGGTTCGGCGAAAGTCTTCTCGCAACTGATGCTGGTGATGGGGCTGGCGCCGATTCTCGCGCCGATGCTGGGTGGGCTGTTGGTCAACACCACGGGTTGGCAGTCAATCTTCCTGGTGCTGACCGGTTTCAGCGCCCTGGCTGGCCTGGCCGTGGCAATCGGTCTGCCGGAAAGCCTGCCCGCCCATGTACCGCGCCAACCGTTGTCTGGGGCGCTGCGTCAGTACGGTCGGCTATTGTCGGATCCGGTGTATCTGGGCCACGCCCTGACCGGCGGCATCGCCATCGCCGGGATGTTTGCCTACATCGCCGGTTCACCGTTCGTCTTCATCAAGCTTTATGGCGTACCGGCCGAACATTTCGGCTGGCTGTTCGGCACCAACGCGGCGGGTTTCATTCTTGTGGCGCAGGTGAACGCACGGCTGCTGGCCAAACGTGGCCCTGCGTTCCTGTTGGTACGTACGGTATGGATCTATCTGGGGGCAGGCCTGACATTGCTCGCCGTCAGTGCACTGCACACCATGCAGCTATGGCCGTTGCTGATCCCACTGTTTATCTGCATCGCCAGCCTCGGCTGCATCCTCCCGAATGCCTCGGCCTGCGCCATGAACGGGCAGGGCGCTCGTGCCGGCAGTGCGTCGGCGATGCTCGGTTGCCTGCAATTCAGCGTCGCCGCCGGTGCGGCAGCGTTGGTCGGTGTCTTGCATGATGGCAGCGCCGTGCCGATGGCAATGGTCATCAGCCTGTGCGGGATTCTGGTGGTGAGCGCGGCGATGCTCACCCGGCGTTTGCAAAATGCCCGGGCACTGGCGCAAGCCCAGGTCTGA
- a CDS encoding patatin-like phospholipase family protein has protein sequence MSYRAFADHLEADGTPKRILSLDGGGLRGVMTIQVLRKIESLLRQRFDDEKMLLSDYFDLIAGTSTGAIIAAGLSLGMTVDEIDKHYCDLGDKVFKRSFWRRGFARQMYDAKAVADALSDVLGTAMLKDAKFHTGLLVVAKRLDTGSTWVMTNNPKAKYFAPNPDNPQTIPNGEYPLWQVVRASTAAPTFFEGEEIQIHSNESKDRADTVGLFIDGGCSPHNNPSLQALMAATMEGYKFGWEAGPDKLLLVSVGTGKADASVKVSSKLTDAAAVQGLLALKNLMEDCGDLVETVLQWISAPTPTARLIDRVAGLAGPVLGGGDGLLTYHRYNALFTQDWFDQADIGIQADASYLASMQEMDKPENLAKLRELGEAVARKQVDTAHFPTKFDVGVRVH, from the coding sequence ATGAGCTACCGCGCCTTCGCCGATCACCTAGAAGCCGATGGCACGCCCAAACGCATCCTTTCCCTCGACGGCGGCGGACTGCGTGGCGTGATGACTATACAGGTACTGAGGAAGATCGAGTCGCTACTAAGGCAGCGCTTCGACGATGAAAAGATGCTCCTCAGTGACTACTTCGACCTTATCGCCGGCACCTCCACCGGCGCCATCATCGCGGCGGGGCTATCGTTGGGCATGACTGTCGACGAGATCGATAAACACTACTGCGACCTCGGCGATAAAGTCTTCAAACGCAGCTTCTGGCGACGAGGCTTCGCACGTCAGATGTATGACGCCAAAGCGGTAGCTGATGCGCTGAGTGACGTGCTAGGTACAGCCATGTTGAAAGACGCTAAGTTCCATACTGGCCTGCTCGTAGTCGCCAAACGGCTGGACACCGGAAGCACTTGGGTGATGACCAACAACCCAAAGGCCAAGTACTTTGCTCCCAACCCGGATAACCCTCAGACTATCCCCAACGGTGAATACCCATTGTGGCAAGTGGTGCGTGCCAGTACGGCGGCGCCAACCTTCTTCGAAGGAGAGGAGATCCAAATTCATTCCAATGAATCCAAGGATCGAGCGGACACAGTGGGCCTATTCATCGACGGAGGGTGTAGCCCACACAATAACCCGTCACTGCAGGCCCTGATGGCCGCAACAATGGAGGGCTACAAGTTTGGCTGGGAGGCTGGGCCCGACAAGTTGCTGCTAGTTTCTGTGGGCACCGGCAAAGCGGATGCCTCCGTCAAGGTCTCTAGTAAGCTTACCGACGCAGCAGCGGTCCAAGGCCTGCTGGCATTGAAGAATCTCATGGAGGACTGCGGCGATCTAGTAGAGACAGTGCTGCAATGGATCTCGGCACCCACGCCAACGGCGCGCCTCATCGATCGCGTGGCGGGGCTTGCCGGGCCAGTCCTGGGCGGCGGTGACGGCCTGCTTACCTATCATCGTTACAACGCTCTGTTCACGCAGGATTGGTTCGACCAAGCGGATATTGGCATCCAAGCGGACGCCTCGTACTTAGCCAGCATGCAGGAGATGGACAAACCCGAAAACCTCGCCAAGTTACGCGAGTTGGGAGAGGCCGTGGCCAGAAAGCAAGTTGACACCGCGCACTTCCCAACGAAATTCGACGTTGGAGTACGCGTGCACTGA
- a CDS encoding cation transporter encodes MQVFNVQGMSCGHCVKAITAALQAKDPAASVRVELAAKEVGVESTLTADEVIAAITEEGYEAKLA; translated from the coding sequence ATGCAAGTGTTCAATGTTCAAGGCATGTCCTGCGGTCACTGCGTCAAAGCCATCACTGCGGCGCTGCAAGCCAAGGATCCTGCGGCGAGTGTGCGGGTCGAACTGGCGGCAAAAGAAGTCGGCGTCGAGAGCACGCTGACCGCCGACGAAGTGATCGCGGCGATCACTGAAGAAGGCTATGAGGCAAAACTCGCCTGA
- the cueR gene encoding Cu(I)-responsive transcriptional regulator codes for MNIGQAARHSGLSAKMIRYYESIGLLKAAHRTDSGYRVYGDDDLHTLAFIKRSRDLGFSLEEVGKLLTLWQDRQRASADVKALARQHIDELNQKIRELGQLRDTLQDLVEHCQGDHRPDCPILKELASGCCAEPARA; via the coding sequence ATGAACATCGGCCAAGCAGCCCGCCACAGTGGTCTGAGCGCGAAGATGATCCGTTATTACGAGTCCATCGGCTTGCTCAAGGCCGCCCACCGTACCGACAGCGGCTACCGGGTTTACGGCGATGACGACCTGCACACGCTGGCGTTCATCAAGCGCTCCCGGGACCTGGGGTTTTCACTCGAGGAGGTCGGCAAACTGCTGACCCTCTGGCAGGACCGCCAACGCGCCAGTGCCGACGTGAAAGCCCTGGCCCGTCAGCACATCGACGAACTGAACCAGAAGATCCGCGAACTCGGACAGTTGCGCGACACCTTGCAAGACCTGGTCGAGCACTGTCAGGGCGACCATCGCCCCGACTGCCCGATCCTCAAGGAGCTGGCGTCGGGCTGTTGCGCCGAACCTGCCCGCGCCTGA
- a CDS encoding LysR family transcriptional regulator, whose translation MLRFDDLQLFVRAADLGSLSAAARVMDMSAAVASAALKRIEQQLGARLLARSTRSLRLTAEGEGFLEYARAALSNLDEGRRLLASGQDQVSGILQLSAPSDFGRNLLLPWLDEFQREHPRLTVRLLLGDRIADLFRQPVDIALRYGEPEDSSLVALPIAAQNRRVLCAAPAYLARHGEPRHLEQLAQHNCLLFMLGSRVHDRWSFHDGKREVGLTVSGDRFSDDADVVRLWAIAGAGIAYKSWLDVAADVLAGRLKVLMPELLCERAPLNLLCAHRAQLSKPVNLLREMLASRCAHLGSQFPGISSIDH comes from the coding sequence ATGCTGCGTTTCGATGATTTGCAGTTGTTCGTGCGTGCCGCTGACCTCGGCAGTCTTTCAGCGGCGGCGCGGGTGATGGATATGTCCGCGGCGGTGGCCAGCGCGGCGCTTAAACGTATCGAACAACAATTGGGCGCACGCTTGCTTGCCCGCTCAACGCGCAGCTTGCGGCTGACCGCCGAAGGCGAGGGTTTTCTGGAGTACGCCCGTGCGGCCCTGAGCAATCTGGATGAAGGGCGCCGCTTGCTGGCCAGCGGACAGGACCAGGTCAGCGGGATTTTGCAGTTGTCGGCACCTTCGGATTTTGGCCGCAACCTGTTGCTGCCGTGGCTCGACGAGTTCCAGCGGGAGCATCCCAGGTTGACCGTGCGCCTGTTGTTGGGTGATCGCATCGCCGACCTGTTCCGCCAACCGGTCGATATCGCCCTGCGCTACGGCGAGCCGGAAGACTCAAGTCTGGTGGCGTTGCCCATCGCGGCGCAAAACCGCCGCGTGCTGTGTGCCGCTCCTGCTTATTTGGCCAGGCATGGCGAACCGCGCCACCTGGAGCAACTGGCCCAGCACAATTGTTTGTTATTCATGCTCGGCAGCCGGGTCCATGACCGCTGGAGTTTCCACGACGGCAAACGCGAGGTCGGCCTGACGGTCAGCGGTGATCGCTTCAGCGACGATGCCGATGTCGTTCGGCTGTGGGCGATTGCGGGCGCCGGAATTGCCTACAAGTCCTGGCTCGATGTCGCCGCCGATGTGCTCGCCGGTCGCTTGAAAGTGTTGATGCCGGAGCTCCTCTGCGAACGCGCACCGCTGAATCTGCTGTGCGCCCATCGCGCACAATTGAGTAAGCCTGTGAACCTTTTGCGCGAAATGCTTGCCAGCCGATGCGCTCATCTGGGCAGTCAATTTCCGGGTATTTCGAGCATCGATCATTAG
- a CDS encoding zinc-binding alcohol dehydrogenase family protein translates to MKAIAYYASLPISDANSLQDIELAEPVAGPRDLLVEVKAISVNPVDTKVRQNVQPEDGAAKVLGWDVAGVVKAVGSDVTLFKAGDKVFYAGSIARAGGNSELHVVDERIVGHMPKSLGFAEAAALPLTAITAWELLFERLQVREGKTDESQSLLIVGAAGGVGSILTQLASQLTGLKVIGTASRAQTQSWVRELGADLVIDHSKPLSEELKRAGVDQVTHVASLTQTDQHLDQLVEALAPQGKLALIDDPKALDVTKLKRKSLSLHWEFMYTRSLFETADMIEQHKLLNRVAELIDAGTLKTTVGEHFGTINAANLRRAHELLESGKAKGKIVLEGF, encoded by the coding sequence ATGAAAGCCATCGCCTATTACGCCTCGTTGCCGATCAGCGACGCGAACTCCCTGCAAGACATCGAGCTTGCAGAACCGGTTGCCGGACCACGTGATCTGCTGGTCGAAGTCAAAGCCATCTCGGTCAACCCAGTCGACACCAAGGTCCGCCAGAACGTCCAGCCTGAAGACGGCGCAGCGAAAGTGCTGGGCTGGGACGTGGCCGGTGTGGTCAAGGCCGTCGGCAGCGATGTCACGCTGTTCAAGGCTGGCGACAAAGTGTTTTACGCTGGCTCCATCGCCCGCGCCGGCGGCAACAGCGAACTGCACGTGGTGGACGAGCGAATCGTCGGCCATATGCCCAAGTCCCTCGGTTTCGCCGAAGCCGCCGCGCTGCCGTTGACCGCCATCACCGCATGGGAGCTGCTCTTCGAACGCCTGCAAGTGCGTGAAGGCAAAACCGATGAAAGCCAGAGCCTGCTGATCGTCGGTGCGGCGGGCGGTGTCGGGTCGATCCTGACGCAACTGGCCAGCCAGCTCACCGGGCTGAAGGTCATCGGCACCGCTTCCCGTGCGCAAACCCAGAGCTGGGTGCGCGAGTTGGGGGCCGATCTGGTGATCGATCACAGCAAGCCGCTGAGCGAAGAACTGAAACGCGCAGGCGTGGACCAGGTGACCCACGTCGCCAGCCTGACCCAGACCGATCAGCATCTGGATCAATTGGTCGAGGCGCTGGCGCCTCAGGGCAAACTGGCGCTGATCGATGATCCGAAGGCGCTGGACGTGACCAAACTCAAGCGCAAGAGCTTGTCGTTGCATTGGGAGTTCATGTACACCCGCTCGCTGTTCGAAACCGCCGACATGATCGAGCAACACAAACTGCTCAACCGCGTGGCCGAGCTGATCGATGCCGGAACACTGAAAACCACGGTCGGCGAGCATTTCGGCACGATCAACGCAGCCAACCTGCGTCGCGCCCATGAGCTGCTGGAGAGCGGCAAAGCCAAGGGCAAGATTGTGCTCGAAGGATTCTGA
- a CDS encoding heavy metal translocating P-type ATPase codes for MSESITFDLPIAGMTCASCAGRVERALSKVVGASAVSVNLATEQARVQAPSDSLPALMDAVQQAGYSVPQQTLELSIDGMTCASCVGRVERALAKVPGVKSVSVNLANERAHLELLGHVDPQTLIGAVTKAGYSASVWEVEHPQTDNQQQRLHRERWALIMAIALALPLVLPMLLQPFGVHWMLPAWVQFALATPVQFIFGARFYIAAWKAVRAGAGNMDLLVALGTSAGYGLSLYEWATAAGRMPHLYFEASAVVIALVLLGKYLESRAKRQTASAIRALEALRPERAIQVIDGREQDVAISALHLNDLVLVKPGERFPVDGEVVEGQSHADEALISGESLPVPKQPGDKVTGGAINGEGRLLVRTQALGAETVLARIIRLVEDAQAAKAPIQKLVDKVSQVFVPTVLLIALATLIGWWLYGAPMETALINAVAVLVIACPCALGLATPTAIMAGTGVAARYGILIKDAEALERAHEVSAVVFDKTGTLTSGTPRIAHLSAIEDDEAALLQMAGALQRGSEHPLAKAVLDACAERNLSVADVSDSQSLTGRGIAGTLDGRRLALGNRRMLEESGLNAGPLADSATAWETEGRTLSWLIEQSPKPRVLGLFAFGDTLKPGALQAVQQLNARHISSHLLTGDNRGSAKVVAEALGITDVHAEVLPADKAATVATLKKTGVVAMVGDGINDAPALAAADIGIAMGGGTDVAMHAAGITLMRGDPRLVPAALEISRKTYAKIRQNLFWAFVYNLIGIPLAAFGFLNPVLAGAAMALSSVSVVSNALLLKTWKPKDLEDNP; via the coding sequence ATGTCCGAATCCATTACGTTCGATCTGCCGATTGCCGGCATGACCTGTGCCAGTTGCGCCGGGCGTGTCGAGCGTGCCTTGAGCAAAGTCGTCGGCGCTTCCGCCGTCAGCGTCAACCTCGCTACCGAGCAGGCTCGAGTTCAAGCGCCCAGCGACAGCCTGCCGGCGTTGATGGATGCGGTGCAGCAGGCCGGTTACAGCGTGCCGCAGCAGACACTGGAATTGAGCATCGACGGCATGACCTGTGCGTCGTGCGTCGGCCGTGTCGAGCGGGCGCTGGCCAAGGTGCCGGGGGTGAAAAGCGTCAGCGTCAACCTCGCCAACGAGCGCGCCCACCTCGAACTGCTCGGACACGTCGATCCACAAACGTTGATCGGCGCCGTGACCAAGGCGGGCTACAGCGCCAGTGTCTGGGAAGTCGAACACCCGCAGACCGACAACCAGCAACAGCGCCTGCATCGCGAGCGTTGGGCATTGATCATGGCCATCGCCCTTGCCTTGCCGCTGGTGTTGCCGATGCTGCTGCAACCGTTTGGCGTGCACTGGATGCTCCCGGCCTGGGTGCAATTTGCGCTGGCCACACCGGTGCAGTTCATTTTCGGCGCGCGTTTTTATATCGCCGCCTGGAAAGCCGTGCGCGCCGGTGCCGGCAACATGGATTTGCTGGTCGCCCTCGGCACCAGCGCCGGTTATGGCTTGAGCCTTTATGAATGGGCCACCGCGGCCGGGCGCATGCCACACCTGTATTTCGAAGCGTCGGCGGTGGTGATCGCGCTGGTGCTGTTGGGCAAATACCTGGAAAGCCGGGCCAAACGCCAGACCGCCAGCGCCATCCGCGCCCTCGAAGCCTTGCGCCCGGAACGAGCGATTCAAGTCATCGATGGCCGCGAGCAGGATGTCGCCATCAGCGCTTTGCACCTCAATGACCTGGTGCTGGTCAAACCCGGTGAACGCTTCCCGGTGGACGGTGAAGTGGTCGAAGGCCAGAGCCACGCCGACGAAGCGCTGATCAGCGGCGAAAGCCTGCCGGTGCCCAAGCAACCCGGCGACAAGGTCACGGGGGGCGCGATCAATGGTGAAGGTCGGTTGTTGGTTCGCACCCAGGCCTTGGGCGCGGAAACCGTGTTGGCGCGGATCATCCGCCTGGTCGAAGACGCCCAGGCCGCCAAGGCGCCGATTCAGAAACTGGTGGATAAAGTCAGTCAGGTGTTTGTGCCGACGGTTTTGCTGATCGCATTGGCAACACTGATCGGCTGGTGGTTGTACGGTGCGCCGATGGAAACCGCGCTGATCAACGCCGTCGCGGTGCTGGTCATCGCTTGCCCTTGCGCATTGGGCCTGGCCACGCCGACCGCGATCATGGCCGGCACGGGGGTGGCGGCCCGCTATGGCATCCTGATCAAGGACGCCGAAGCCCTCGAACGCGCCCATGAAGTCAGCGCCGTGGTGTTCGACAAGACCGGCACGCTGACCTCGGGCACCCCACGCATCGCTCACCTAAGCGCTATCGAAGATGACGAAGCCGCCCTGCTGCAAATGGCCGGTGCCCTGCAACGTGGCAGTGAACATCCACTGGCGAAGGCAGTTCTGGACGCCTGCGCCGAACGCAACCTGAGCGTGGCCGATGTCAGTGACAGCCAATCGCTGACCGGACGCGGCATCGCCGGTACGCTCGACGGTCGTCGCCTGGCGCTGGGCAATCGCCGGATGCTGGAAGAAAGCGGTTTGAATGCCGGCCCCTTGGCTGACTCGGCAACGGCCTGGGAAACCGAAGGCCGGACACTGTCCTGGCTGATTGAACAAAGCCCCAAACCTCGAGTGCTCGGCCTGTTCGCATTCGGCGACACCCTCAAGCCCGGCGCCCTGCAAGCGGTGCAACAACTCAACGCACGCCACATCAGCAGCCACTTGCTGACCGGCGATAATCGCGGCAGCGCCAAAGTGGTTGCCGAAGCCTTGGGCATCACCGATGTGCACGCCGAAGTGCTGCCGGCCGACAAAGCCGCCACGGTCGCCACACTGAAAAAAACCGGCGTGGTGGCGATGGTCGGCGACGGCATCAACGATGCCCCGGCGCTGGCGGCGGCCGATATCGGCATCGCCATGGGCGGTGGCACCGACGTGGCCATGCACGCGGCCGGCATCACCTTGATGCGCGGCGATCCACGGCTGGTGCCCGCGGCTCTGGAAATCAGCCGCAAGACCTACGCGAAGATCCGGCAGAATTTGTTCTGGGCCTTTGTTTATAACCTGATCGGCATTCCGCTGGCCGCTTTCGGCTTTCTCAACCCGGTACTGGCCGGCGCGGCGATGGCGTTGTCGAGCGTCAGCGTGGTGAGCAATGCGTTACTGTTGAAAACGTGGAAACCCAAGGACCTGGAGGACAATCCATGA
- a CDS encoding putative quinol monooxygenase, which yields MSQPFTAIATLIAKPGQQDALEQHLRALLEPTRAEAGCGQYDLHQDLANPLAFYMIEHWSSDEALQAHDDSAHIQNFRAKAGEFLEHFELKRLRTVA from the coding sequence ATGTCCCAGCCTTTTACCGCCATTGCGACCCTCATTGCCAAACCCGGCCAGCAGGACGCCCTTGAACAGCACCTGCGTGCACTGCTGGAACCGACCCGCGCCGAGGCCGGTTGTGGCCAATACGATCTGCATCAGGACCTGGCCAATCCACTGGCCTTCTACATGATTGAACACTGGAGCAGCGACGAAGCCCTGCAAGCCCACGACGACAGCGCGCACATCCAGAACTTCCGCGCCAAGGCCGGCGAGTTTCTCGAGCACTTCGAACTCAAGCGCCTGCGCACCGTGGCTTGA
- a CDS encoding helix-turn-helix domain-containing protein — translation MRLELKRAIGTCVKAYRLKKNIPQESLGPSQPYISNLEAGRGSASIDKIEQMADILGIHPMSIIFAGYLTSNEDVTKEDLFDRIRKELAEIGF, via the coding sequence ATGCGACTGGAACTCAAACGGGCAATTGGCACCTGCGTTAAGGCATATCGACTTAAGAAAAACATCCCACAGGAAAGCTTAGGCCCAAGCCAGCCGTACATCAGCAACCTGGAAGCAGGAAGAGGCAGTGCGTCAATAGACAAAATCGAGCAGATGGCAGATATTCTCGGGATTCATCCAATGAGCATAATCTTCGCTGGATACCTCACATCAAACGAGGATGTCACCAAGGAGGATCTGTTTGACAGGATCCGAAAGGAGCTTGCTGAAATAGGGTTTTAA